A single window of Oncorhynchus keta strain PuntledgeMale-10-30-2019 chromosome 34, Oket_V2, whole genome shotgun sequence DNA harbors:
- the evx2 gene encoding homeobox even-skipped homolog protein 2, whose protein sequence is MMERIRKEMILMERGLHSPVPGKRLSNLSDSAGNSVLEALENSQHSGRLSPRISSASLHGSLGDIPTKGKFEIDSIFGAHHNSENTSSAEISSSESRKKIHLYPEVSQDSDMNSDVEVGCPSHRSPSQHKENNNKGFSDNNSGGSNTSSSSLSNHNGNGMSSNMSNAETRRYRTAFTREQIGRLEKEFYRENYVSRPRRCELAASLNLPETTIKVWFQNRRMKDKRQRLAMSWPHPADPSFYTYMMTHAAATGSLPYPFHSHMPLHYYPHVGVTAAAAAAAASGAASSPFATSIRPLDTFRALSHPYSRPELLCGFRHPGLYQSPAGLNSSAAASAAAAAAACAAAVSAPSATGPCSCLSCHSSQAASALGSRSTNSDFTCTASGQRSESGFLPYSAAVLSKTSVPSPDQREESSLNR, encoded by the exons ATGATGGAGAGGATAAGAAAAGAGATGATTCTGATGGAGAGAGGTCTGCACAGTCCCGTGCCTGGGAAAAGGCTCTCGAACCTGTCAGACTCCGCTGGAAATTCAGTGTTAGAGGCCCTCGAAAATTCTCAGCACAGTGGTCGCCTAAGCCCGAGAATAAGTTCCGCCTCGCTTCATGGAAGTCTCGGGGATATTCCAACCAAAGGCAAGTTCGAAATCGACAGTATTTTCGGTGCCCACCACAACAGCGAGAATACTTCTTCCGCGGAGATTTCATCCTCAGAAAGCAGAAAGAAAATTCACTTATACCCAGAAGTTTCTCAAGACTCAGATATGAACAGTGATGTGGAGGTGGGATGCCCATCGCATCGCTCTCCCAGTCAACACaaggaaaacaacaacaaag GGTTTTCTGACAATAATTCTGGAGGTTCCAACACAAGTTCATCCTCCCTTTCCAATCATAACGGCAATGGAATGAGCTCAAACATGTCAAATGCCGAGACTAGACGGTACCGGACTGCGTTCACCAGAGAACAAATAGGAAGACTGGAGAAAGAGTTTTACAGGGAAAATTATGTCTCAAGACCCAGAAGATGTGAACTGGCCGCATCACTGAATCTACCTGAAACTACAATAAAG GTATGGTTCCAGAACAGGCGGATGAAGGATAAGAGGCAACGTTTGGCGATGTCTTGGCCCCATCCAGCAGATCCAAGCTTTTACACCTACATGATGACGCACGCGGCAGCCACCGGAAGTCTACCATACCCTTTCCATTCCCACATGCCTCTGCACTATTACCCGCACGTTGGTGTCACAGCAGCTGCCGCTGCCGCAGCTGCGTCTGGTGCTGCATCGTCACCTTTCGCTACCTCCATTCGCCCTCTCGATACTTTCCGTGCACTCTCCCATCCTTACTCACGCCCAGAGCTTCTCTGTGGCTTCAGGCACCCAGGACTTTATCAGTCACCCGCAGGCCTCAATAGCTCTGCGGCAGCAtcagcagcagcggcagcagcagcatgTGCAGCCGCGGTCAGCGCGCCATCAGCCACTGGCCCATGCTCCTGCCTCAGTTGTCACAGCAGCCAAGCGGCCAGTGCGCTAGGCTCCAGAAGTACCAACTCTGACTTCACCTGCACAGCATCTGGGCAAAGATCCGAGAGTGGATTTTTGCCGTATTCTGCAGCTGTCCTGAGCAAAACCTCCGTTCCATCACCAGATCAGAGAGAGGAATCTTCACTAAACAGATAA